The Malus domestica chromosome 06, GDT2T_hap1 genome has a segment encoding these proteins:
- the LOC139196922 gene encoding uncharacterized protein has translation MTNLAKLEYAALDITGKNYLTWVLDTKIHLEAGNLGDTIKEESSSSSQNRAKAMIFIRRHIDEALKSEYLTVEDPLALWEALRSRYNHQTTVILPKARYEWSHLRIQDFKSVTEYNSALFRITSQMKLCGDTITDEILLEKTYSTFHANNVLLQQQYRARGYTEYNQLISVLLVAEQNNELLMKNHNSRPTGSAPFPEVNATSLEVNAISSGGNYHKQGRGHKRGRWNRNGKNHGGQFHNQVQRHNSGPSFKNVNRHKGKANMTNAPRNSEGACHRCGGNGHWVRTCRTPKHLVELYQASLKKKGVETNFLDQAKPMDIPDPVFDLSGQFDATHLDVSDFIMERGNEVYRSD, from the coding sequence atgacgaACTTGGCTAAGCTTGAATatgctgccctggacattactgggaagaattaccttacttGGGTACttgataccaagatccatctggaagcagggaatcttggagataccatcaaGGAAGAAAGCAGCTCATCTTCTCAAAATCGGGCGAAGGCTATGATCTTTATTCGCCGCCAtattgatgaggcactaaagagtgagtacttaacggttgaagatccgttagctCTCTGGGAGGCCTTGCGaagcagatacaatcaccagacaacggtgattcttccaaaagcTCGCTATGAGTGGTCTCACCTGAGAATTCAGGATTTCAAATCAGTAACGGAGTACAATTCTGCGTTGTTCAGgattacctctcagatgaagctcTGTGGGGATACCATTACTGATGAAATATTGCTGGAAAAGACTTACAGCACATTTCATGCCAATAATGTGCTCCTGCAGCAGCAGTATAGAGCGCGAGGCTacactgaatacaaccagctgatatctgtgctcctggtagctgaacagaacaatgagctcctgatgaaaaaccataattcccgacctactggatctGCACCATTCCCAGAAGTAAATGCTACTTCCCTCGAAGTGAACGCCATATCCTCTGGTGGTAATTATCATAAACAAGGACGTGGCCACAAACGAGGTCGATGGAATAGGAatggcaagaaccatggtggtcagtttcacaaccaggttcaGAGGCATAATTCTGGCCCGAGCTTCAAAAATGTGAATCGTCACAAAGGCAAAGCTAACATGACCAATGCTCCCAGGAACTCTGAAGGAgcctgccataggtgtggtggcaatgggcatTGGGTGCGAACTtgtcgtaccccaaaacatctggtggagttgtatcaagcctccctcaagaagaagggtgtcgagaccaattttctcgaccaggctaaaccaatggatatacctgatccagTGTTTGATTTATCAGGGCAATTTGACGCAACTCACCTAGATGTTTCAGACTTCATTATGGAAAGGGGGAATGAAGTATATCGGTCCGACTAA
- the LOC114825551 gene encoding protein NOI4-like, translating to MASQDKGRPLPKFGEWDVNNPASAEGFTVIFNKARDDKKTSAAQVKIVTPRKNDGSTRRNGAGYNTVNEHYPKYPPPKNKWFCCG from the exons ATGGCTTCG CAGGATAAAGGTCGACCGTTGCCGAAATTCGGGGAATGGGATGTAAACAACCCAGCTTCAGCTGAAGGATTTACTGTTATATTCAACAAGGCCAGAGATGACAAGAAGACCAGTGCGGCTCAAGTGAAGATCGTCACCCCACGAAAAAATGACGGCAGCACACGAAGAAATGGTGCTGGATACAACACTGTCAATGAGCATTATCCTAAGTATCCTCCCCCAAAG AATAAATGGTTTTGCTGTGGTTGA